The Thioalkalivibrio thiocyanodenitrificans ARhD 1 genome window below encodes:
- a CDS encoding glycosyltransferase family 39 protein, with the protein MLNDVHPPLYQTVLKGWILLFGTGETQTRSLSLVFSLVTLASLLRFMRDRDRVLAMATIAFFVSSFLFVYYSQETRSYAMLLMFSTLGFFLYMEGTHTSGARQRTVWYLLLLALSLTHYFGLVLAGILLLADLVSVRHIKGVIERVLVGAVLLVYPLIHLSFGSILNRTGGHLWITSDGIHSTLLTFSSAHLRPFHETIERIPYLSATAGYIALAAGILALLIWFSRIAGHAQRRALFKAAAIVLSFVAVMAAIDLHTPMSTRRNYIVLLPPMALMYGLVVQAFWNTYRGRFLQFILILAVTGHVLASAYVSYRMMENRWAPRQDWKGLAEIVQREGLCSPHCWFFGGPGPRMYTFYFAPDMGPDPAQAVLSLEALADLREEQRRPVIAVNIWPNTLQALRTHYTGWSCHAPPQSRMNGAYILVKGHASIPGLEACPDPDQSQGERQGHGLSAARTRGHQGPLPGRSWVLR; encoded by the coding sequence ATGCTCAACGATGTCCATCCACCGCTCTACCAGACGGTTCTCAAAGGGTGGATTCTCCTGTTCGGGACGGGTGAGACACAAACACGAAGTCTGAGTCTCGTCTTCTCCCTGGTCACGCTCGCCTCCCTGCTGAGATTCATGCGCGACAGGGACCGTGTCCTGGCGATGGCTACCATCGCGTTCTTCGTGAGTTCCTTCCTGTTTGTCTACTACTCGCAGGAGACTCGGAGCTACGCAATGCTTCTGATGTTCTCCACCCTCGGATTTTTTCTCTACATGGAGGGCACGCACACATCCGGGGCACGCCAGCGGACGGTTTGGTATCTGCTGCTCCTCGCGCTTTCGTTGACGCACTACTTCGGTCTCGTGCTTGCGGGTATCCTGCTGCTTGCGGATCTTGTCTCAGTCCGGCATATCAAGGGGGTGATTGAGCGGGTACTGGTAGGCGCCGTACTGCTCGTCTATCCCCTCATCCATCTCTCCTTCGGCAGCATTCTCAACCGGACAGGCGGACATCTCTGGATCACGTCGGACGGTATTCATTCGACACTGCTGACCTTTTCCTCGGCACATCTGCGCCCCTTTCACGAGACCATCGAGCGCATTCCGTACCTAAGCGCGACCGCAGGGTACATCGCTCTCGCGGCGGGAATCCTGGCTCTCCTCATCTGGTTCTCAAGAATTGCCGGGCACGCGCAACGCAGGGCGCTTTTCAAGGCAGCGGCCATTGTGCTGAGCTTTGTTGCGGTAATGGCTGCGATCGACCTGCACACGCCCATGTCGACGAGGCGCAACTACATTGTCCTTCTGCCGCCGATGGCGCTCATGTACGGGTTGGTGGTGCAAGCCTTCTGGAACACCTATAGAGGAAGGTTCCTCCAGTTCATCCTGATTCTTGCGGTCACCGGCCACGTCCTCGCGTCGGCCTATGTCAGCTACCGCATGATGGAGAATCGCTGGGCACCCCGACAGGACTGGAAGGGGCTCGCGGAGATCGTGCAGAGGGAAGGCCTCTGTTCGCCGCATTGCTGGTTCTTTGGCGGTCCCGGGCCGCGGATGTATACCTTCTACTTCGCTCCCGACATGGGACCGGATCCTGCGCAGGCCGTATTGTCCCTGGAAGCGCTGGCTGATCTCCGGGAGGAGCAGCGCAGACCCGTAATCGCGGTGAATATATGGCCCAATACGCTGCAGGCGTTACGGACGCACTACACGGGGTGGTCGTGCCACGCGCCGCCTCAATCCCGCATGAACGGCGCATACATCCTGGTGAAGGGTCACGCGTCCATTCCAGGGCTGGAAGCGTGCCCTGATCCGGATCAATCGCAAGGTGAGAGGCAGGGCCACGGATTGTCAGCAGCTAGAACTCGGGGCCATCAGGGGCCGCTGCCCGGCCGCTCATGGGTCTTGCGCTGA
- a CDS encoding SDR family oxidoreductase — protein sequence MKRILILGATSAIARACARRWTLEFGKPGGEGVDFFLVARDRSRLAHTAGDLRARGAHEAHTHFLDMTDMGAHGVILDAAWAALGGIDIVLIAYGTLPDQATCDRDTDSALREFAINGTSVIALMNTVAPRLEAQGHGTLAVITSVAGLRGRPSNYLYGSAKAAVTTYCEGLRARLFKTGVHVAEIRPGFVDTPMTRHLSLPALLVSTPEKVAMTVTRGISRQRNVIYTPRFWALIMLVIRGIPRYIFKRMRL from the coding sequence ATGAAACGCATCCTGATCCTTGGCGCCACGTCCGCCATTGCCCGCGCCTGTGCCCGGAGATGGACCCTTGAGTTCGGGAAACCCGGCGGCGAGGGTGTTGATTTCTTTCTGGTTGCCCGTGATCGGAGCCGCCTGGCTCACACCGCCGGGGATCTTCGCGCCCGGGGTGCACATGAAGCCCATACCCATTTCCTTGATATGACAGACATGGGGGCTCATGGTGTGATACTGGATGCAGCCTGGGCGGCACTGGGCGGCATCGACATTGTCCTGATCGCTTACGGCACCTTGCCCGACCAGGCGACCTGCGATCGGGATACCGATTCCGCGCTCCGGGAATTTGCCATTAACGGCACCAGCGTCATTGCCCTGATGAACACCGTGGCACCGCGCCTCGAAGCGCAAGGACACGGCACGCTGGCTGTGATCACCTCCGTCGCAGGCCTTCGGGGACGGCCATCCAATTACCTGTATGGCAGCGCCAAGGCCGCGGTCACCACCTATTGTGAAGGCCTTCGGGCAAGGCTTTTCAAGACCGGCGTACACGTTGCCGAGATCCGTCCGGGATTCGTCGACACACCCATGACCCGGCACCTTTCGCTGCCCGCCCTGTTGGTCAGCACCCCGGAGAAAGTGGCCATGACCGTCACGAGGGGCATCTCGCGTCAGCGGAATGTCATCTATACGCCACGCTTCTGGGCACTCATCATGCTCGTCATCCGCGGTATCCCCCGATACATCTTCAAACGAATGCGTCTGTGA
- a CDS encoding FAD-binding oxidoreductase, which yields MRPIESWGRYPQATPARVTRLADRNARLPDSDLPMLVFGNGRSYGDVCLNDGGHVLLGQGLDHLIAFDPGTGILCAEAGVLLADILEVVIPHGWFLPVTPGTCHVTLGGAVANDVHGKNHHRAGTFGCHVLRLGLVRSDREPVVCSPMENPELFQATIGGLGLTGLIHWVEIQLAPIHASDIETTAQRFRNLEEFFEVSAALDTQHEFSVSWIDCLAQGDSAGRGVFMAGNFTTSGSLNDRSRSPSLTVPFIPPIPLVNTLTTRVFNEFYWRRHPTSLAHSTQGYRSFFYPLDAISNWNRIYGRRGFQQYQCVIPEESAGAGLAALLKTVADRGQGSLLAVLKKFGHRASPGLLSFPMPGVTLALDFPQSRNLEQALFPELDAIVQDAGGRLYPAKDAHMAGPFFRRSYPAWERLEALRDPAFCSSFWKRVLS from the coding sequence ATGCGACCGATCGAATCATGGGGCAGGTATCCACAGGCGACGCCCGCCAGGGTGACGCGCCTTGCCGATCGCAATGCGCGGCTGCCGGACAGTGACCTGCCGATGCTGGTTTTCGGAAACGGCCGGAGCTATGGGGATGTCTGTCTCAATGACGGCGGTCATGTGCTCCTGGGACAGGGGCTGGACCACTTGATCGCCTTTGACCCCGGCACCGGAATCCTGTGCGCGGAGGCCGGGGTGCTGCTCGCCGACATTCTGGAAGTGGTGATTCCCCACGGATGGTTTCTGCCGGTCACGCCCGGGACGTGCCATGTCACGCTCGGCGGAGCCGTGGCCAACGACGTGCACGGCAAGAATCATCATCGGGCAGGAACGTTCGGCTGCCATGTGCTGCGCCTGGGGCTTGTGCGCTCGGACCGCGAACCGGTCGTATGCTCCCCGATGGAGAACCCGGAACTGTTTCAGGCCACCATCGGCGGACTCGGCCTGACAGGGTTGATTCACTGGGTGGAGATCCAATTGGCACCCATCCACGCCAGCGATATCGAAACCACCGCGCAGCGCTTCCGGAACCTCGAAGAGTTTTTCGAAGTCTCGGCCGCGCTCGACACCCAGCATGAGTTTTCCGTGTCATGGATAGATTGCCTCGCGCAGGGGGATTCCGCAGGTCGCGGAGTATTCATGGCCGGTAACTTCACAACCTCTGGTTCGCTCAACGATCGATCCCGATCCCCTTCGCTGACCGTGCCCTTCATCCCGCCGATTCCACTCGTGAACACACTGACGACTCGGGTCTTCAACGAGTTCTACTGGCGCCGCCACCCAACCTCGCTTGCGCATAGCACGCAGGGCTACCGGTCCTTCTTCTATCCACTGGATGCCATTTCCAATTGGAACCGTATCTACGGCCGCCGGGGCTTTCAGCAGTATCAGTGCGTGATCCCTGAAGAATCGGCAGGGGCGGGCCTGGCCGCGCTGCTCAAGACCGTCGCCGATCGCGGCCAGGGCTCGCTCCTGGCCGTGCTCAAGAAGTTCGGTCACCGGGCATCGCCCGGGTTGCTGTCCTTTCCCATGCCGGGAGTGACACTGGCCCTGGATTTTCCGCAGTCCAGGAATCTCGAACAGGCGCTGTTCCCGGAACTGGACGCCATTGTCCAGGACGCAGGTGGGAGGCTGTATCCGGCCAAGGATGCGCACATGGCAGGGCCCTTTTTTCGCCGAAGTTATCCCGCCTGGGAGCGCCTGGAAGCCCTCCGTGATCCCGCATTCTGTTCGAGCTTCTGGAAACGGGTGCTTTCATGA
- a CDS encoding UbiA family prenyltransferase, with amino-acid sequence MIEQPDFQQNDSSQEPVLAVDLDGTLVKTDTLVEAVLSLVRARPSALAGASAALTRGRAGFKAWIADQVLPDVDSLPLNTTLIQWLRTQRSANRTLLLVTAADRRIADAVAARIGLFDGVLATDNGRNLKGERKAAALVSRFGTGGFDYAGDARTDIPVWRAARRAIVVGGPSLQKAAARVAEVAHVIPHDPPRVPAVLRALRPHQWVKNLLVFVPLIAAHQLTHGPDLLSATLAFLIFGLAASSVYLLNDLLDLPADRRHPGKRGRPFASGDLPLVWGLLLAPILLCTAVILSLLFLPISFILVLSGYLVLNAAYTLALKQVAIVDVILLAALYTIRIIAGAAAVAIPPSYWLLAFSAFIFLSLALCKRYTELLQLARRGELRAAGRGWTVDDLPLVRWLGISSGLACVLVLALYIHSTPALALYAVPEALWLICPLLIYWLIRLWLKTHRGEMHDDPVVFALKDRASVLSGALIAGIVMLAATGVSI; translated from the coding sequence ATGATTGAACAGCCAGATTTCCAACAGAACGATTCGTCCCAGGAGCCGGTGCTGGCCGTTGATCTGGACGGGACACTGGTCAAGACGGATACGCTGGTCGAAGCCGTACTGTCGCTGGTGCGTGCCAGACCGAGCGCGCTGGCCGGCGCATCCGCCGCCCTGACCCGTGGCCGCGCCGGATTCAAGGCGTGGATTGCCGATCAGGTCTTGCCGGACGTCGATTCCCTACCCCTCAATACAACACTGATTCAGTGGCTCAGGACGCAACGCTCGGCCAATAGGACCTTGTTGCTTGTCACTGCAGCAGACCGGCGCATTGCGGATGCAGTGGCGGCCCGGATAGGGCTGTTTGATGGTGTACTCGCCACCGACAACGGCCGCAATCTCAAGGGCGAGCGCAAGGCCGCCGCACTCGTCTCCCGTTTTGGTACGGGCGGATTTGATTACGCCGGTGATGCCCGCACCGATATCCCGGTCTGGCGTGCCGCACGAAGGGCGATCGTGGTTGGCGGCCCGTCCCTGCAAAAGGCCGCTGCCCGGGTTGCCGAAGTGGCGCATGTAATCCCCCATGACCCACCGCGCGTTCCGGCTGTGCTGCGCGCCTTGCGCCCGCACCAATGGGTGAAGAATCTGCTGGTATTCGTTCCGCTGATTGCCGCGCATCAGCTCACTCATGGTCCGGATCTGTTGTCTGCCACACTGGCCTTCCTCATCTTCGGCCTTGCCGCGTCCTCGGTCTATCTCCTGAATGATCTGCTGGACCTGCCGGCCGACCGCCGTCATCCCGGCAAGCGCGGTCGTCCGTTCGCCTCGGGCGATCTGCCCCTGGTCTGGGGATTACTGCTTGCACCCATCCTGTTGTGCACGGCCGTCATATTGAGCCTGCTGTTTCTGCCGATCAGCTTCATCCTGGTGCTGTCGGGCTATCTGGTGTTGAACGCTGCCTATACGCTCGCCCTCAAGCAAGTGGCCATTGTCGACGTGATTCTGCTGGCGGCTCTCTATACGATCCGGATCATCGCCGGAGCCGCGGCGGTTGCGATCCCGCCATCCTACTGGCTGCTGGCGTTTTCCGCGTTCATCTTTCTGAGTCTGGCACTCTGCAAGCGCTATACCGAATTGCTTCAGTTGGCGCGGCGCGGGGAACTCCGCGCTGCGGGTCGAGGCTGGACCGTGGATGACCTGCCCCTGGTGCGATGGCTGGGTATCAGCTCGGGCCTGGCATGCGTGCTCGTACTTGCCCTGTACATTCACAGCACCCCCGCCCTTGCCCTCTATGCGGTGCCGGAAGCGCTGTGGCTGATATGCCCGTTGCTGATTTACTGGCTCATCCGGCTGTGGCTCAAGACACATCGCGGCGAGATGCACGACGATCCGGTCGTATTCGCCCTTAAGGACCGAGCCAGCGTCCTGAGCGGGGCCCTGATTGCCGGGATCGTGATGCTGGCCGCCACGGGTGTCTCCATCTGA
- a CDS encoding methyltransferase domain-containing protein, with the protein MALSRIEQLHGTPAEQAAVLRYPDLLQLKPGHDVLDVGAGAGHIANHLATRVTAHGTVCALDLSAALLAHARQRNRNLFGIQGDAAALPFPAGRFDRVFARWLLLHLPDPLAAVMEMRRVTRPGGRLLVVETDWDTLCISPGDTDLVRRIVHANTDRQANAASGRRLTSLFRRAGLRDVQVHAFVDSVNTGDPHWVAFLESRLDVARAAGVDARRLTLWWGDVGRAIASGEFFVCVTRIAVAGNVPESADRLAGYEDPTGSGPS; encoded by the coding sequence ATGGCACTGTCGCGCATCGAGCAACTGCACGGCACACCGGCGGAACAGGCGGCGGTGCTTCGCTATCCCGACCTCCTGCAACTCAAGCCGGGACACGACGTGCTGGATGTGGGTGCCGGGGCCGGCCACATCGCGAACCATCTGGCCACCCGTGTCACAGCCCACGGCACCGTCTGTGCACTGGACCTCTCCGCAGCATTGCTGGCTCACGCCCGACAACGGAACCGGAATCTGTTCGGCATACAGGGAGACGCGGCCGCCCTGCCCTTCCCCGCAGGTCGGTTCGACCGCGTCTTCGCCCGATGGCTGCTGCTGCACCTGCCCGATCCCCTCGCGGCCGTCATGGAGATGCGGCGCGTGACACGCCCCGGCGGCCGGTTGCTGGTCGTGGAAACGGATTGGGACACCCTGTGCATTTCCCCCGGAGACACCGACCTCGTGCGGCGCATCGTACATGCCAATACCGACCGGCAGGCGAATGCCGCCTCCGGCCGCCGCCTGACCTCCCTGTTCCGCCGTGCGGGGCTCCGGGATGTGCAGGTGCATGCATTCGTGGACAGCGTCAACACCGGCGACCCCCACTGGGTGGCATTCCTGGAATCGCGTCTGGATGTCGCCCGTGCGGCTGGCGTCGACGCCCGGCGCCTCACATTGTGGTGGGGGGATGTGGGCCGCGCCATCGCCAGCGGTGAATTCTTCGTCTGCGTCACCCGTATCGCCGTCGCCGGCAACGTGCCCGAATCCGCAGACCGTCTCGCCGGGTACGAAGACCCGACCGGGAGCGGGCCATCATGA
- a CDS encoding phosphotransferase family protein: protein MSTTSEPTARAPTVRGAPDGAFLTAALRRAGREPPAGARAPRSVPLTGGRTSQPVSRFVCGTGPHYVLKRVPRRRAFARGLGAEGEAVFWLAGSTRNLPPPLANPTFDVAYHQERDEWWVLMDDVSQGIVPRGHWTERHTLRLFEALAALHADAWGEAGLAETLGTPAGTTRVFVETAIYAATGDARANWAEGAAGEFRVAAALLPRFLELLGARDAEIYLDLCRAWPKVVAALEPFTPTRLHGDTRGANLAFVRDRVVMFDWDFAMHGPAALDLTWHWFLQYWAYPPDDGRRPEDRLWMRDAYLEQLENLLGHKVDRKAFNGAWELGWLRVFLQLGFVLADNDDAGDDPEVDRRQQALCRHALRTAQAITDRYAG from the coding sequence ATGTCAACAACGAGCGAACCCACCGCACGCGCACCCACCGTCAGGGGGGCGCCCGATGGCGCTTTTCTCACCGCGGCGCTGCGCCGCGCGGGCCGGGAGCCGCCGGCCGGCGCACGGGCGCCACGGAGCGTCCCCCTGACAGGAGGCAGGACCAGCCAGCCCGTGAGCCGGTTCGTGTGCGGGACGGGTCCGCACTATGTCCTCAAGCGTGTGCCGAGGCGGCGGGCCTTCGCCCGCGGCCTCGGCGCCGAGGGCGAAGCGGTGTTCTGGCTGGCCGGTTCGACCCGGAACCTGCCCCCGCCCCTGGCGAACCCCACCTTCGACGTCGCCTATCATCAGGAGCGGGACGAGTGGTGGGTCCTGATGGATGACGTCTCGCAAGGCATCGTGCCCCGCGGGCACTGGACCGAACGACACACCCTGCGGCTGTTTGAGGCCTTGGCGGCCCTTCATGCAGATGCCTGGGGCGAAGCCGGACTGGCAGAGACCCTGGGGACGCCTGCCGGCACCACGCGGGTGTTCGTCGAGACGGCCATCTACGCCGCAACCGGCGATGCCCGCGCCAACTGGGCCGAGGGTGCCGCCGGGGAGTTCAGGGTTGCGGCTGCGCTGTTGCCGCGCTTTCTCGAACTGCTGGGCGCGCGGGACGCCGAGATCTACCTCGACCTGTGCCGGGCCTGGCCGAAGGTGGTCGCCGCCCTGGAACCGTTCACACCCACCCGCCTCCACGGCGACACACGCGGAGCGAACCTCGCATTCGTAAGGGACCGGGTGGTCATGTTCGACTGGGACTTCGCCATGCACGGGCCGGCGGCACTGGATCTCACCTGGCACTGGTTTCTGCAGTACTGGGCCTATCCGCCCGATGACGGACGCCGGCCCGAAGACAGGCTCTGGATGCGGGATGCGTACCTGGAGCAACTGGAGAATCTCCTGGGACACAAGGTGGATCGAAAGGCCTTCAATGGGGCCTGGGAGCTCGGTTGGCTACGGGTCTTTCTGCAACTGGGCTTCGTGCTGGCCGACAATGACGACGCAGGCGACGACCCCGAGGTCGACCGCCGCCAACAGGCCCTGTGCCGGCACGCCCTGCGCACGGCACAGGCCATAACGGACAGATATGCGGGCTAG
- a CDS encoding carboxymuconolactone decarboxylase family protein — MNSIMITTASALAFTFMAMISPAQGGEPPAFIQETFPEQGVEAAWSSYKSVFLDPDAALDTRTKELMALAVAAQVPCDYCVYYHTRAASAHGATEAEIREALAVASLIRKWSTMLNGSQYSETRWQREVDAMFSGQ; from the coding sequence ATGAACTCCATCATGATCACCACAGCATCCGCACTGGCCTTCACATTCATGGCGATGATCAGTCCGGCGCAAGGCGGAGAGCCACCTGCATTCATTCAGGAGACATTCCCCGAACAGGGGGTGGAGGCAGCCTGGTCGAGCTACAAGTCCGTCTTCCTGGATCCGGATGCCGCGCTGGACACGAGGACCAAGGAACTCATGGCCCTCGCCGTTGCGGCACAGGTGCCCTGTGACTACTGTGTGTACTACCACACCAGGGCAGCAAGCGCGCACGGCGCCACGGAGGCCGAGATCCGGGAAGCCCTGGCAGTCGCTTCGCTGATCCGCAAGTGGAGCACGATGCTCAACGGATCGCAGTACAGCGAAACCCGCTGGCAGCGGGAAGTGGACGCCATGTTCTCCGGACAATGA
- a CDS encoding GlxA family transcriptional regulator has protein sequence MASIAPPRRVSVLALPEESTGTPINGLYETLVLVDAVASSPDGGAARLFDVEIVGPERGVFQSACGLPLKVHRALREVDDTDIVIAASMLIENLEWVTGRHPETVEWLRRMHGKGADLCSACAGALLLAETGLLDGLETTTHWAFAPTFRRNFPNVNLRVEELLIVAGRNGEFVMSGAASSWQDLILYLISRHASATTAQAIGKFLLYQWDSRSQAPFVPFAPPTDHGDGAIRTVQDWLHGGDALDVSVDQMAHRCGLPRPTFNRRFKRATGHSPVHYLQHLRVEQAKQLLERTDTPVEEISWKVGYEETAAFRRVFKRITRLSPNEYRRKFRFPRHGACTKNGVKSSNI, from the coding sequence ATGGCGTCGATTGCCCCGCCCAGGCGTGTCAGTGTCCTCGCGCTGCCCGAAGAATCCACGGGCACACCCATCAATGGCCTCTACGAGACCCTGGTCCTCGTGGATGCGGTGGCCAGTTCCCCTGACGGCGGCGCGGCGCGGCTGTTTGACGTGGAGATCGTCGGTCCCGAGCGCGGTGTCTTTCAGAGCGCCTGTGGTCTGCCTCTCAAGGTGCACCGGGCGCTTCGCGAGGTCGATGACACCGACATCGTGATCGCCGCCTCCATGCTGATCGAGAACCTGGAATGGGTGACCGGACGTCACCCGGAAACGGTGGAGTGGCTGCGCCGCATGCACGGCAAGGGCGCGGATCTGTGTTCAGCCTGTGCCGGCGCCTTGCTCCTTGCCGAGACGGGCCTGCTCGACGGGCTGGAGACCACGACCCATTGGGCGTTCGCCCCCACATTCCGGCGCAATTTCCCGAACGTCAACCTGCGGGTCGAAGAGCTGCTCATCGTGGCGGGGCGGAACGGCGAGTTCGTCATGTCGGGCGCCGCCAGTTCCTGGCAGGACCTGATCCTGTACCTGATCTCGCGCCATGCCAGCGCGACGACGGCACAGGCGATCGGCAAGTTTCTCCTGTACCAATGGGACTCCAGGAGCCAGGCACCGTTTGTGCCCTTCGCCCCGCCGACGGATCATGGGGACGGCGCCATACGGACAGTACAGGACTGGCTTCATGGCGGCGACGCACTGGACGTTTCTGTCGACCAGATGGCCCATCGGTGCGGATTGCCCCGCCCCACCTTCAATCGCCGCTTCAAGCGCGCTACCGGCCACTCGCCGGTTCACTATCTGCAGCATCTGCGTGTCGAGCAGGCCAAGCAGCTGCTTGAGCGGACCGATACTCCGGTGGAGGAGATCAGTTGGAAGGTGGGCTATGAGGAAACGGCCGCCTTTCGGCGCGTATTCAAGCGCATCACCCGCCTGAGCCCCAACGAATACCGCCGGAAGTTCCGTTTCCCCAGGCACGGCGCCTGCACGAAGAATGGGGTCAAGTCTAGCAATATATAG
- a CDS encoding CHRD domain-containing protein, translated as MRALHIGMIMIVAGLFAAAHAQPVNYRTHLTGAEEVAPVDTRARGQATFQLTSDGMSLQYRLMVANIEDVTQAHIHLAPAGTNGPVVAWLYPATPPAVLIPGRSDGVIAAGAITSADLVGPLAGQLLEDLLDAIEAGETYVNVHTEAHPAGEVRGQIR; from the coding sequence ATGCGTGCATTACACATCGGCATGATCATGATCGTCGCGGGTCTCTTTGCCGCCGCCCACGCCCAGCCCGTCAACTACCGAACCCATCTCACGGGGGCTGAAGAGGTTGCGCCCGTGGATACCCGGGCACGGGGCCAGGCCACTTTCCAGCTCACAAGCGACGGCATGTCCCTTCAGTACCGTCTCATGGTGGCAAACATCGAGGACGTCACGCAGGCACACATCCATCTTGCGCCCGCAGGCACCAACGGCCCGGTCGTCGCCTGGCTGTATCCCGCAACTCCGCCGGCCGTGCTGATACCCGGGCGGTCTGACGGCGTGATCGCCGCCGGTGCGATCACGTCGGCGGACCTGGTCGGGCCGCTTGCCGGACAATTGCTTGAGGACCTTCTTGACGCGATCGAAGCGGGCGAGACCTACGTGAACGTCCACACCGAGGCCCATCCCGCGGGCGAGGTCCGCGGCCAGATCCGCTGA
- a CDS encoding DUF7931 domain-containing protein: protein MTGTQEPPRTPTEPSGLMRLEGLETIREFVHARVADARRRVWILSPDLSPVIYDDADLVDAISGLARRSRHADVRILIQDRRSLPAEKHRLVDLALRISSRIHLRRQAPDEPALEESMLLVDAGAYLHQPRAGDPVALADANAPPRVQTLEGRFRTYWNHAIPDPELRRLKI, encoded by the coding sequence ATGACCGGGACTCAAGAACCGCCTCGGACGCCGACTGAACCGTCCGGCCTCATGCGCCTGGAAGGCCTGGAGACCATTCGCGAGTTCGTCCACGCACGCGTCGCCGATGCCCGGCGCCGCGTATGGATACTGAGTCCGGACCTCAGTCCCGTCATTTACGACGACGCCGATCTGGTGGACGCCATCTCCGGGCTGGCCCGGCGCAGCCGCCACGCGGACGTACGCATCCTCATCCAGGACCGGCGCAGCCTCCCCGCCGAAAAGCACCGGCTGGTGGATCTGGCCCTGCGCATCAGCAGCCGCATACACCTGCGCCGCCAGGCCCCGGACGAACCGGCGCTGGAGGAATCCATGCTGCTCGTGGATGCGGGCGCCTACCTGCATCAGCCCCGCGCCGGTGATCCGGTAGCCCTCGCCGACGCCAACGCCCCCCCAAGGGTTCAGACCCTGGAGGGACGCTTTCGCACCTACTGGAACCACGCGATACCCGATCCTGAACTGCGGCGACTGAAGATTTGA
- a CDS encoding GNAT family N-acetyltransferase encodes MSHKQASTTSQNGPAGYSGFDVVEAMWPRDAPALRSVREPVFVEEQGVPLELERDGMDIACLHLLARSSDGQPVGAARLSPDGRIGRMAVLPAWRGRGVGMALVAAAVELAKELGMDKVELYAQCHASAFYRNAGFREIGDVFMDAGIPHIRMVQGILSHDRDSRTASDAD; translated from the coding sequence ATGTCGCACAAGCAGGCATCAACAACCTCGCAGAACGGCCCCGCCGGGTACTCCGGTTTTGATGTGGTCGAGGCCATGTGGCCCCGGGATGCCCCGGCTCTGCGCAGCGTGCGTGAACCGGTTTTCGTGGAGGAACAGGGCGTCCCCCTGGAACTGGAACGCGACGGCATGGATATCGCCTGCCTGCACCTGCTGGCCCGAAGCAGCGACGGTCAGCCCGTTGGTGCCGCGCGACTGTCCCCGGACGGACGGATCGGCCGCATGGCGGTACTTCCCGCGTGGCGGGGACGCGGTGTGGGCATGGCCCTGGTCGCCGCCGCCGTGGAACTTGCAAAAGAACTGGGCATGGATAAAGTGGAACTGTACGCGCAATGCCATGCGAGCGCGTTCTATCGAAACGCCGGATTCCGGGAGATCGGGGATGTCTTCATGGACGCCGGCATTCCACACATCCGCATGGTACAAGGGATCCTGAGCCATGACCGGGACTCAAGAACCGCCTCGGACGCCGACTGA
- the folE gene encoding GTP cyclohydrolase I FolE, with protein sequence MAEDFTRIIRGIGEDPARHGLSGTPLRAARAMAYLTRGYAQSLEALVNGALFDTDNDEMVLVRDIEFYSLCEHHLLPFLGKCHVAYLPKGRVIGLSKIARIVDMFSRRLQIQETLTRQIAEAIESVTDARGVAVVMEARHLCMMMRGVEKQNATMTTSMMLGTFREDARTRAEFMGLLRGG encoded by the coding sequence ATGGCCGAGGATTTCACCCGCATCATCCGGGGGATCGGGGAGGATCCGGCCCGCCACGGACTGTCGGGCACGCCGCTTCGGGCGGCCCGGGCCATGGCCTACCTTACCCGGGGCTATGCACAGAGCCTTGAAGCGCTGGTCAACGGCGCACTGTTCGACACCGACAACGATGAGATGGTGCTGGTCCGGGACATCGAGTTTTACTCCCTGTGCGAGCACCACCTGCTGCCCTTCCTGGGCAAGTGTCACGTGGCCTACCTCCCCAAGGGACGGGTCATCGGATTGTCAAAGATCGCGCGCATCGTGGACATGTTCTCCCGCCGGCTGCAGATCCAGGAGACGCTCACCCGCCAGATCGCCGAGGCCATCGAGTCAGTGACGGATGCCCGCGGCGTGGCGGTGGTCATGGAGGCACGCCACCTGTGCATGATGATGCGCGGGGTCGAGAAGCAGAACGCCACCATGACCACGTCCATGATGCTGGGCACCTTCCGGGAGGACGCCCGGACCCGGGCGGAGTTCATGGGACTGCTGCGGGGCGGATGA